Genomic DNA from Entelurus aequoreus isolate RoL-2023_Sb linkage group LG25, RoL_Eaeq_v1.1, whole genome shotgun sequence:
atacccatcctgcaatggcgccccataatacacctgctgtgaacctgtttttatgtttttatatatatatatatttttttatcgtgttctgtttgtgttgtgttgtttgctcggttctcgtattatttttaacctgcccattgtacagcactttggctacccctgtggtcaattttaaatgtgctttataaataaagttgatttgatttgatttgatttggtcaggatgccacccgaacgcctcccctagggaggtgttttgggcacgtccgaccggtaggaggccacggggaagacccaggacacgttgggaagactatgtctcccggaaggcctgggaaagcctcgggatccctcgggaagagctggacaaagtggctggggagagggaagtccgggcttccctgcttaggctgcttcccccgcgacccgacctcggataaacagaagatggatggatggatggatggatatatatatatatagtagagaTTAAGAGCTGCCTGCAATCAGTTGAATAAGCCCAGACCTTCTAATTCTCTCCTGTGGCCCAATTCAATCTCTTAAACCCCGCTGCACTTCACTTTCCCCTCCGCCCTCCCACCGCACGGTAAATAATTGATGAGCTCGCCTCCCCTCGCTGGTTTGTTTCCATCCTCTTTGTGGCGTCTCATTAGGTTTTCCAGGCGGCGAGCGCCCGTCTCCCCCCCTCGCCTCCGTCATCATGTCATGTTTCCCCGCTGCCGTCCGCCGCTCGTTGCAGGCGCTGGGAAGCAGACGTGCAGCTGCTGGTAAGACAAATCATAAATAGGTAACTTTTCAGCTCATCTTTCAGGTTGTCATTCGTCTCCTGCAAGTTTGGGAATGTTTCTTTCTGCTTTTTTTAGTAGCCATGAGGgagttcctgttcctgctcctgtTGGCGTCAGCGGCGTCCTCCAGGTCTCACAGCACCTGGTGCGAATCAGGCTGCAAGTGTCGGGGAGATCTGAGGTTCGCCATCTGCTCGCGGGCTTTCTTCACCCACCTGCCCGCCAGAGTCCCACCCACCACCGAGCTGCTGGACCTGTCCGACAATCACATCTCGGTCATCCCGGAGCGCTCGTTCGGCATGAACCGCAAGCTGCGCGTCCTTCTGTTGCAGAACAACAACATCAGCGCGGTGCGAGACGGCGGCTTCTCGCTGCTGGAGTTCCTGCAGAAGCTGGACCTCAGCCGGAACCGGATCGCCACGCTGGGCGAGGGTTTCTCCGCGGGCTTGGCCTTTCTGCGGGAGCTCCAGCTGGCCCACAACTCGCTGAGCGGCCTGGACAGCCGCAGCTTCGTGCACCTGGACAGCCTGCAGAGGCTGAACCTGAGCGGCAACGCCATCCACGCCATCCAGGTGAGGTCGTTTGCCTCCATGAGCGGCCTGCGGCAGCTGCACCTGCGGGCCAACCGGCTGAGCACGCTCAGCAGCGGCATGTTCTCCATGCTGCGCTCGCTGGAGGTCCTCGACCTGGCCGGGAACCGGATCAACGAGACGCGGGCGGGGGTGTTCAAGCCGCTCACCAGCATGACGCTCCTCAACCTGGCCGACAACCGGCTGAGCAGCCTCTACTTCAAGACCTTCCTGAGCATCCACACTTACAGCACCCACATCCTGCTGGAGGGCAACCCTTGGAACTGTGACTGCGACCTGCAGAGGGTGTTCCGGAAGCTGCGGAGCGTCCAGAGACTCTTCCTGGACGACTATTACAACCTGACGTGCGGGCAGCCCGCGGCGCTGCGCGACTACCGGCTGATGGAGGTGGACACGGAGCTGTGCCTGGCCGAGACCGTCACCGTGCTCATCATCACCGTCACCGTGGTGATAACCTTGTTGGCCGCCATGCTGATGGgggagaggaagaggaagaagaagaagagggggAAGCACTGGACGCAACAAGGGGAACTTTCCGATGAGTCAGACTATTGATCACGACCCTTTATTCATGTATGACATCCAGCATATTATTTCCATATAACGTCTTCAGGTCAGTTTTATTAGGTTTACCTAAAAAAAAGGAACCTCTGTTTTGCCTTTATTTATTGTTCTAGTTTTTTGTTGCACATTTTACATTAATAAAAGCATATTTTTACAGTGTTGAATTGTCCACTTTTATGGAACGAAAGCTGGTCAAGTTGTGGGAAAAACATTAAATGTACGTGACATGACATTattttggatttatttatttttatggaaTATagtcctagagcaggggtgtccaaactttttccaccgagggccgcacacggaaaaatttaagcatttttcattttcaaaccataacaaaatatatggatttgttttgttgttttaacctttagggctcccggggaccataaagggtctcagtcattaaaatgttaaaaaataagtcgaattattattattttttatttaacgcttacagtaaatctctatatcaggggtcaccaacctttttgaaaccaagagctacttcttgggtactgattaatgcgaagggctaccagtttgatacacacctaaataaattgccagaaatagccaatttgctcaatttacctttaactctatgttattattaataattaatgatatttacacttaatttaacggtttaaaagaggagaaaacacgaaaaaaatgacaattaaattttgaaacatagtttatcttcaatttcgactctttaaaattcaaaattcaaccgaaaaaaagaagagaaaaactagctaattcgaatctttttgaaaacattttaaaaataatttatggtacatcattagtaatttttcctgattaaaattaattttagaattttgatgacatgttttaaataggttaaaatccaatataCACATTGTTagtatatataacaaattggaccaagctatatttctaacaaagacaaatcattatttcttctagattttccagaacaaaaattttaaaagaaattcaaaagactttgaaataagatttaaatttgattctacagattttgtagatttgacagaatattttttttgaattttaatcataagtttgaagaaatatttcacaaatattcttcgtcgaaaaaacagaagctaaaataaagaattaaattaaaattgatttattattctttacaaaaaaaaaaaaattacttgaacattgatttaaattgtcaggaaagaagaggaaggaatttaaaaggtaaaaagttatatgtgtttaaaaatcctaaaatcatttttaaggttgtatttttttctctaaaattgtctttctgaaagttataagaagcaaagtaaaaaaaataatgaatttatttaaacaagtgaagaccaagtctttcaaatattttcttggattttcaaattctatttgagttttgtctctcttaaaattaaaaatgtcgagcaaagcgagaccagcttgctagtaaataaataaaatttaaaaaatagaggcagctcactggtaagtgctgctatttgagctatttttagaacaggccagcgggctactcatctggtccttacgggctacctggtgcccgcgggcaccgcgttggtga
This window encodes:
- the LOC133642482 gene encoding insulin-like growth factor-binding protein complex acid labile subunit, with the protein product MSCFPAAVRRSLQALGSRRAAAVAMREFLFLLLLASAASSRSHSTWCESGCKCRGDLRFAICSRAFFTHLPARVPPTTELLDLSDNHISVIPERSFGMNRKLRVLLLQNNNISAVRDGGFSLLEFLQKLDLSRNRIATLGEGFSAGLAFLRELQLAHNSLSGLDSRSFVHLDSLQRLNLSGNAIHAIQVRSFASMSGLRQLHLRANRLSTLSSGMFSMLRSLEVLDLAGNRINETRAGVFKPLTSMTLLNLADNRLSSLYFKTFLSIHTYSTHILLEGNPWNCDCDLQRVFRKLRSVQRLFLDDYYNLTCGQPAALRDYRLMEVDTELCLAETVTVLIITVTVVITLLAAMLMGERKRKKKKRGKHWTQQGELSDESDY